One window of Trifolium pratense cultivar HEN17-A07 linkage group LG5, ARS_RC_1.1, whole genome shotgun sequence genomic DNA carries:
- the LOC123886332 gene encoding DNA repair protein RAD5-like, translating into MDHQSLLRFDVSPSREPILQQQLQQDIDMPSLFVVDFEFINTILPWDSFRNNNEYDETDNVTLTIPTEILCNCTDDDHKSVMYDIFSFVSTNILDTILPELEECAKQMVAENHEEREFLEMDLLIHISTIDMVGEENQNDNGQAQQIVDLLEKYSIDYLSSDSTTEQCSICLEEFDTSSEPVSTKCSHVFHKECMVPWIQRCIDRSSLYSCPLCRGQII; encoded by the coding sequence ATGGATCATCAGTCCCTCCTCAGATTTGATGTGAGTCCTAGCCGTGAACCAATCCTACAACAACAGTTACAACAAGACATTGACATGCCTTCTTTGTTCGTTGTTGATTTTGAATTCATCAACACAATTTTACCATGGGATTCTTTTCGTAATAACAATGAGTACGATGAAACAGACAATGTAACTCTTACGATTCCTACTGAAATCTTATGTAATTGTACGGATGACGATCATAAAAGTGTTATGTATGACATATTTTCCTTCGTGTCTACCAACATATTAGACACGATTTTACCGGAATTGGAAGAATGTGCTAAACAAATGGTTGCAGAGAATCACGAAGAACGTGAATTTTTGGAGATGGATTTGTTGATTCATATTAGTACAATAGACATGGTAGGTGAAGAAAATCAGAATGATAATGGTCAAGCTCAACAAATTGTGGATTTGTTGGAGAAATATTCAATTGATTATCTTTCTTCCGACTCGACTACAGAACAATGTTCAATTTGTTTGGAGGAGTTTGACACCAGCTCAGAACCTGTTTCTACCAAATGCTCGCATGTTTTTCATAAAGAGTGCATGGTTCCTTGGATCCAAAGATGCATCGACCGTTCATCTCTTTATTCTTGTCCATTATGTCGAGGTCAAATAATATGA
- the LOC123883373 gene encoding F-box/FBD/LRR-repeat protein At3g52680-like isoform X2, producing MTAKISDNEPLPLFLLSRVHANLSIKLTRACFVEVPVFYNLTQMEIFSDLKRRSWPNKWMWILEMLQNTPKLQHLIIHEEIENGNDHEEYSWEDPKKVPECLSSQLKTCLFRNYRANECELQFAEYVMRSSKVLISMTIHGACSVDLNAKWEMLEKLCCYPSDCNVVLFV from the exons ATGACAGCCAAGATTTCTGATAACGAGCCTCTTCCTTTATTCTTGCTTTCCAGGGTACACGCAAATCTCAGCATAAAGCTC ACAAGGGCCTGCTTTGTCGAAGTCCCTGTTTTTTACAATCTAACTCAAATGGAGATATTCTCTGACTTAAAGCGTCGAAGTTGGCCTAACAAGTGGATGTGGATTCTAGAAATGCTTCAAAATACTCCCAAGCTTCAACATCTTATCATTCATGAG GAGATAGAAAATGGGAATGATCATGAGGAGTACAGTTGGGAGGACCCAAAGAAGGTTCCCGAATGCCTTTCATCTCAGCTCAAAACTTGTTTGTTTAGGAATTATAGAGCCAATGAATGCGAGCTTCAATTTGCTGAATATGTTATGCGCAGTTCAAAAGTATTAATTAGCATGACAATTCACGGTGCCTGTTCCGTAGATTTAAATGCCAAGTGGGAGATGTTAGAGAAATTATGTTGCTATCCAAGTGACTGTAATGTTGTTCTATTTGTTTGA
- the LOC123883373 gene encoding F-box/FBD/LRR-repeat protein At3g52680-like isoform X1, translated as MKTSANLFCLVYSVMLSRHDTLPIQTFRLICCPSRTRYAEDIIELIISAIQRRTQTLELDLKFIRIHNNFVSNLFICRTLTVLKLKRLTIWEDIPQINNNISPLKTLHLEKLYFTTYTHLINFLLSFPLLEELETNDLHICQQRFVPKEADKIKCLRNLMTAKISDNEPLPLFLLSRVHANLSIKLTRACFVEVPVFYNLTQMEIFSDLKRRSWPNKWMWILEMLQNTPKLQHLIIHEEIENGNDHEEYSWEDPKKVPECLSSQLKTCLFRNYRANECELQFAEYVMRSSKVLISMTIHGACSVDLNAKWEMLEKLCCYPSDCNVVLFV; from the exons ATGAAAACATCAGCCAATCTATTCTGTCTTGTATACTCAGTCATGCTATCGCGTCACGACACACTCCCAATACAAACATTCCGCCTCATATGTTGTCCTTCTAGAACAAGGTATGCCGAAGATATCATCGAACTTATTATTTCAGCCATACAAAGAAGAACTCAAACACTAGAACTTGACTTGAAGTTTATTCGTATACACAACAATTTTGTTTCCAACTTATTCATTTGTAGGACGCTTACTGTTCTTAAGTTAAAAAGGTTAACTATTTGGGAAGACATTCctcaaataaataacaatatatCACCGCTCAAAACTCTTCATTTAGAAAAACTTTATTTCACAACTTATACGCACCTCATCAACTTTCTCTTATCCTTTCCACTTCTTGAGGAGTTGGAAACAAATGATTTACATATATGTCAGCAGAGATTTGTTCCAAAAGAAGCGGACAAGATCAAATGCTTGCGCAATTTGATGACAGCCAAGATTTCTGATAACGAGCCTCTTCCTTTATTCTTGCTTTCCAGGGTACACGCAAATCTCAGCATAAAGCTC ACAAGGGCCTGCTTTGTCGAAGTCCCTGTTTTTTACAATCTAACTCAAATGGAGATATTCTCTGACTTAAAGCGTCGAAGTTGGCCTAACAAGTGGATGTGGATTCTAGAAATGCTTCAAAATACTCCCAAGCTTCAACATCTTATCATTCATGAG GAGATAGAAAATGGGAATGATCATGAGGAGTACAGTTGGGAGGACCCAAAGAAGGTTCCCGAATGCCTTTCATCTCAGCTCAAAACTTGTTTGTTTAGGAATTATAGAGCCAATGAATGCGAGCTTCAATTTGCTGAATATGTTATGCGCAGTTCAAAAGTATTAATTAGCATGACAATTCACGGTGCCTGTTCCGTAGATTTAAATGCCAAGTGGGAGATGTTAGAGAAATTATGTTGCTATCCAAGTGACTGTAATGTTGTTCTATTTGTTTGA